The stretch of DNA CTTCCATCAACCCAACTTTTtcgtaattaaaaaaaatatctaagaaGATCATTGTCCGAATATATATAACTGGATTGTAACATGTTGATTTCTTTTTGTGTTCCTATAAAATATTGACACAAACAAGTGTATTATTACTCAAGTGAATTGCAAGCTAGATGTTCCTCCCTTTTAGTTTTGTATGCATGGTTTTGTTTGCATCCATCACCCCTATCTATATCGTATACTTGTATTCTTTGAGTAGTTTTATGTAAAACAAAGCGTGTGAGAGCAATTCAAAACTCTTAAAACAAATACGATATAACGCAGGTAGCTCTGGTGACTAGATTTCCAAACAAGATTTGCACTTATCAGCAGCTCCCCCGTGTTTTGGAATTATGAGGGAGTGATGTTTAAGGCCTTTTAAACAAGGGACGATAAATTACATATTGATGAAATGTTTTCTAGCACAAAACAAAAGCGAGAGAAAACACTTCAAGGCTCAGTGTTTTTAGAAAACTGATGGTTCCAATTGTGAAATGTGGAATATGATTTGAAAACATGAATGGGGCTTTGCTCGAACATTCAGACCCAATGCTATCTGATATCATCAAATGAAAAGGTCAAACCCCTTAAGAGAGGCAAAAAAGCAAGACAATATCTTATTGATTGACACAAAAGTCAAACTTGATCAGGTGGGGCCCAAATCTGTAGAACACCCTTAAACAAAAGTCAAAATGACAATGCCGAGGAGCAGTCTCCCAGTTACATACCAACAAAAACGAACTTATAGTCATTACGTGCTTCTAATAATCAGCAGTCGAAAATCTGACGAACCGCCTCCGTTATCTCATCTGCTGTTCCCAAGTTGCATTCCTCTTCCATCTgagaaaataccaaaaaaatgttttgaaaagGATACGTGTTCTGTCTTCCATAATATCTTTTtgtgttataacttataagtagGTTTTAAGTACCTTGAGGTTGAAGGAATAAGAGACAGATGCATTGCAAGGAGATGTGAGGTTGAGATGAAGAACTGTGAATCCAAGTTTCTCTAGCAAAATGATTGATCTGAGAAGTTCTCCTCGTTTCCTCTGGCATTGGATGTTGAGATTCACGTGCCTCTCTATCACCGTTGCATAGATTTTTAGTTTACTAGTTTGTTGAGTCATCTTTTGCGCTTCAAGTGATTGCAAGTGTTGCTCGAGGATCTTCAGGAAGTCTATAGCTCCTCCTACTATTGACGCTTGGTCTCCCttttaagaaaacaacaaaacttGTTAATGTAAATGTTTACTAGTATAAGTTTTGGTTtgtgctatatatatatatatatatatatatatataccctgAGGATGTAGGAAGATGGAATGAGAGAGCGGAGTGAGTTGAGATGAACGTTCATTTGACGTCTGCGGTTGCGTTCAACCTCAATGTGCGTCATTCTCTGACTCTCCatctcttctctgtttttcGTTGGTTTgtttctccttctctttctcttttctctgcTCATCGATGTCTCCAAGTTGTTGTTTCTGCGCTTGCGTCTCGAATGAGCATTCCCTACTGGGTTTATCTGAAATTCTTGACTTGAGATGTCTTCATTGGTTCTTTCTAAAAATGGGTTCTGATAGAAGTGGTTGGTTTCTGAGTGGATCGGTGAATAAGTCTCTGGAACTTCATAGGGGAGATAGTTTCCTAGAATGTTTGGGTCTCTGAAGGACAAAACCGAAGAAGGATCTTGCAGCATTTGTAGTAGATATGGAGTTCTTGTACCTTGCAAGGTCAGAGTTGAGTGTTGATCTTCCTCAAGAGGAAAGCTTTGATCCTCCGGAGATACTTGAACTTGTAGGCTTCTTCTTACATTCACTTTTTGATCCATCAActgcaagaaaaagaaagaaagaaaaaaaaagaaaacagaggaagGAGGTACCTACCAAGTGAGTGAGAGAGAATAAAGAAACAAGTGAAATTTGGTTATTCATCTACTGTGGGTGGTTTGGTGAGTGGGTCAGTGTAGTAGAGAAACAAAACTAGAATGAAAAATGGAATGTTGCAAAGAAAGGTAAACAGCTGAGAGCAGATTTGTTAGTGTTAACATCTAAAGCATTGAATGTAACTCATCTGGGAAAGGAGTAAATGCATGTCCATATCTTTGATTATAGACTCAAAtagttgaaaagaaaaaataaatgaatgaaaAACGTTCCAAACTGAGGTAAGTTACATTACACAGAGCTTATTTTGTCCTTGAATCCTCTCCATTAGAAAGTTGAGACCTCTCTGTTTATTactctttctctcttgtttgtttgtatCTCTCATGTAATAAATGTGAGGGGTTTTaatgaagtaaaaaaaacaagatactCATGTACTCGCTTCTGAAGCTAAGGCCGTTAGCTTTTTATAGAACACTGGTCTTAAATCgttatgaaaaaatgaagattgttgaagagaaaacaaagggAACTTGAAAGTGAGATATGAGAGGAGAAAGGCAAGGAAACAAAGaggtaaaaatataaagataaaagaGATGACACCCAGATGTTTGTTTTAGGGACCAAGGATAAGTTGGTAAGGCTGAGCAGAGCAAAAgaacatgagagagagagagagagagtttctcTGACAGAAGAAAGGTCAGTCAAAGAAACATTATTGGGTGTGGCAGTTTTGTCTGGCAGCGAAGACAGTCAGTTGTGGTGCTTTCGTTAAAGACAcataagatgaagaagaaggaaattGAACCTTTTAAAGTCTTAAGGAAGCGTTTATACATTCATCCCCTCTCTATTCATTAACGCGTGAATTCTGGCTTCTTACCTGTTAAGCATACAAATGTCGATGCCTTGGCTTCAAGGGTACTAACCAGTGTTTGCTTCTAAAatagtatcttttaattttcttcACTCATCAGATTCATATTCATACTACTGTGATAAAACCAGAACAGCCTAAGCAACTTAACAACATCCAAACTTCACACAACCCTTGTGACATGACTCTTACTGATGATGTAACTTACTAGCTCTTGTTACCAGACTCTCAGGACAAACAATGGCCCACTTGTGACATGTCAATTAAAACTCTAAAAATGTCAATCAAATCCTGCTTCTAACACATTCACAAGCCCTCTGACTCCTAGGATAATTGAAAAACACCTAATCTCATAAAAATTTGAGATAACGTCTCTCTTCTAGAGCAAGTTGTGTCCGTCCTTGCAAGACTTAAttgaaagaagaacaaaaagcTTAGTGCTTACTTGAGCTCAACCAAACAAAGATGACATATAAACATACCAATACACCTAAAGCTGAGAAACAAGAGAAAGTgaacaaaaaggaaagaaacTTTATTGATCTTATCATCATGTCAATGAGAATATGCTTATACAAAATACTCTTCAAATGTTTTTACTTTAACGCTCAATTTGTATAGTGACATGACTGATATTGTACTCCCTGCGGATGTAATCAATCACCTTGTTGAGCACCATGTCCGCATCCGCCTCCGGTGTGATATTAACATGGCAAGCAAGCAGCACTTTCCCCACCGTGATAGCCCAAATGTGAAGCTCATGAACAGCCACCACTTCTTCCATCTCCAGCAAACCCTTTTCCAGCTTTGTAGCATCAATCTCCCTAGGCGTACTCTCCATCAACACCTCAAGAATGCTTCGGATCATGTTGATGGTGGTCCCCAAGACAATAACCGAAAAGACAAGCGTGCAGATGAGATCAACTATCTTCCACTCCGGCTTGTACCAAATGACAGCTCCACCAATCATAACACCAACGCTCTGGATTGAGTCTCCAAGGACATGAAGATAAGCTCCTTGGACGTTGAtgttcctctttctcttctctgatTTGTCCAGCAACTGCTCAGTCACATCCCCGTGAGCGTGATGATGCTTGTCCTCTCCATGACTATGACCATGATCATGACCATGATGATGATGTGTGGTAACAGTCACCCCATGACTGTGATGGTCATGACCGTGACCATGTCCATGACCGTGACCGTGATCATGTCCTAACAGAACAGCCATCACGATATTCACAAGCAACCCAAAAGCAGCAACAAGGAACATAAGGAACCCATTAACCTCACTGGTCTCACTAAGAAGTCTGATGATAGCTTCATAGACAAGAATCCCTGTAAGCAGCCAAATGAGCTGGATAGAGACAAGAGCACCAAGAATCTCAACCCTGAAAAACCCATAAGTCTGCCTAGGGGTAGCTTCCCAGCCAGCAGCCCACAAGGAGAACAAGGAGATGGCGAAAGCAGCAACGTCAGAGAGAAGGTGAGCTGCGTCGGTGAGTATAGCCAAGCTATTAGCTTTGATGCCACCAAAGACTTCAACGGTCATGAAGAGAAGACACAGCACCACGGCGATGCAGAGCTTTCTCATGGAAGCATTGCGTTCTTGGGCGTCACCGGAAGCGTTGTTGAGATCTGAGAAGCCGCAGGGTGCTTCTCCACAGGCTTTGCTCGCCAGGCTTGTCGTGCTTTCTACAACGGATTTGCCTGCTTTAACCTCGATGATGTGGCTATGTTGGGGGCTTGAAGACGCCAttctgtaaagaaaaaaaaaaacaagaactctCAATATTATTATCAATGAACAACAGATGAGGGTACCTCTACAAATAAGAAGATATAGGAAGCAGAacagtttaaatttttaatccGAAATTGGGTAAAATCTgtttaaacagaaaaagaaagcaaatttATTAACAAGAAAGAACAAATAAGAGGAGTGGGACATGTATAGCACTACTAGTCTTGTACAGGAGGAGGAGGTTCTTCTAGCACAATCACATACTCAGAAGgaatgtatatttattatttttattattttaaactaatcAACGCTTACAGAGCGTATAATAATCAGAGTCAAAACActataaaaatcaattaaagccacaaattaaaaaaaaaaaaaaaaaaaaaaaaagatccaattCCAAAAGTCAGAATGAGAAAAGGAAGAATCCAGCAACTGAACAGAGATGCATCGGCAAAAAGAAAAGACTGATTCTTCAGGTTCGACcccaaataataataaaaaataaaattacacaGATGTGAAGAAACCGAAAACAGACAAACATAGAGGCGTGAGAAAAGATGATTCAAAGAGAGCTTACAATGAGAGAGGAAGTGGAGGTTGATAGATTCACTACTACttgtcctcctcctccgcctttAAAGAAAGAATGTCGAGGGAAAGGAGTGACCCTTTTTATAAGAAAAGGTGTAAGGCGGCCACGGAGAGATGGGCTGGGCAGCTTCTCctacttttcctttttcttttgtttttccacTCTTATCCTCCCTTCCTTCCTTTTCCTTTAGATCTGTAATAATCTCTTCTggttcttttttgtttgtttgtttttgtgtttttctttcacGGGTCAATTTTATGTACACGTGTCAGAACACTCTTTTTTTCTCACCGTAATTATTGCTCTCTCCTGTCTTTCTGGCAAGTTTACTAATCGAACCGAATGACTTTTTTGTGTCTCTAGCGAATGATTGGGCCTTTTATTACCTGGTTTATGGTCCTTTGTGTTTTTCCtcggttatttatttatgaaattaatttaatttgtttacaGGTTTTTGAGAAGAATATAAATCTGTAGGTTTCTGAATGGATTTTAGCATAGAAACAAATTTGGAATATGCTTTTGGGTCCTttgaaatcaaataatatatgcCCCCACCTCCCCAATAGTCCAATTGTCGTGTCCTAATCATATTATGGATCTTAGATTGTCTTCTTACTATAAAAATTGCTACTCAAtcaaagataagaaaaaaaaatagtaataatggAGTTACAGTTTTAACGTAGCTTTGATCATTCATTCTCCAGATATACAAGAGGGGCCGGGGAACCATTACCCCCACCAGTTTCTCAGATTAGTTGACAAGAAAACGCTCAAATACAAAAGAACAACAACACTGCATATAACAACAAATCTAATAAATAAGTCTCTATTATAAAACCAAACTGGCCCTTCACTCTAGAGTTACAAACTTGTCTCGTTGgccaattgttttttttatttagtagaAGACGCATCTGAATTCGTAGCACGCACGAACTGGCCTTTCACTCGTGGACGCTGCTCTGCTAGCTTCTTCCTGCTCTCATATCTTACCTGTATTCCAATATTATACATTGCCACTTTAAACATTTAGTTATTGCATTTCATGATAAAAAGAATCCATATATAGCAGAGCTTGTGGGTCTCTCTCTTACCTTTTTACCAAAGCATCGATCTTTCCTCTTCATCCGGAACTTCAACAGCGCAGCTGCTCTCTCACTCCTACGCTCCTGGACACTCAGcacaccttcttcttcttctacttcttcttcttctgttgctTTCTCTGTTATGCTGCTCCTACTTTGTCCTCCTGCTGTTACTGTCCCCTCCTCCTCATTGTTGCTCTGACAACCAACGTCCACTTCCTCGCTTGCCTTCAGGAGATTTGATTCTACTGGCAAGAGAGATTCTTGCTTCTGTTTCGTACTCCTGGACTGAAGAAACTGGTTTCGTCCGGTTACGCTTGATGATCCGACATTCTCATGGTTGCTGCTCGTTGTAGCGCTTCCGTGATCACATCTTAATAACTTCTCATGTGATTCGCTTGGTGTCTTGGGCCCAGCTGAACTACTTGCCTCTACAACAGCAACACCTGCTTTCTCTGCTGGCTTCTCATTCTCATATCTGCACGTTAATGTAGTAATGTTATTGAACAAAACACTAACCAATGATTCGAGACATTCTTTATTGTTTTCAAGCAAGAACACCAAACCGTGAGAAGGCTGATGCATCAGAGAGGCTAAGCTTTTGATGCTTGCTTTCATCTTGCTTCTTCTCCAAACTTCCTCCAGAGCAACACCTCTTCAGAGAAAGCCCAAGCTCTGGACCAACATTCTGCTGCTGCTCACCAGTCTTGTCTCCATAGTAACAACACTCACTCCGTTTCTCCATTCCACCTATCAAATCCATTGTCACATCAAAACATTCAACCACCGGTTTCACATCCTCCATCACCTTATCCTTGTCGCTGATAGCCTGCGCAATTGACAAAGATATCAGGCATCTATTGAAACACACGATGCCACCAAAATCAAATCTGGTACCTGAGAACCACTTCCATGATCAGAATGATATCTGGAATCTGCACAAGTCTCATCAGTGTCTTCAAGGTTCTGCTGTGAAGCTGGTAAGCTAGGTGCATGAGCAGTATGATCACCACGCAACTGATTCATAACCCCAAAAATATAGACAATCATATAAGTCTTTcaagctttaaaaaaaatcaaacacaaaGGATACAAAAGTTAACTTACGGTAAGTCTTCTCCAGACATGTTGCCATAGATTCTTCAACTCGTTTTTCCTCATGGGTTTAATCAGATAATCAGCAGCACCTCTCAGCATACACTTCAAGACCATTGCCATCGAATCTTGAGACGACATCACTGCAAAACACCcaagtaaaaaaaatcatcagaAAACTAAAGAGAgtgcttcttatttttttaacccaaaaaagaaataaagaaacgGACTTAGGGGAACACCAACATCGTACTTATGACAGGAATGTGCTTGCAAGCTTCATGCTCCATCACCAAAGCAAGGAGTGCAAAACCAGATATAGCTGGCAAATCCAGCTCCGTTAGTATTAGGTCAATCTTATGTGTCTTCCCCTTTACAGTCTCCCACGCTGCTAAACCATCCGATACTGCtacaactgttttttttttgtaatcaaaatCCAGATCCAAAGTTTAGTTTCAACATTACTTCTTACTTTAAAATTAAGACAAAAAGAATGAAACTTGAAAAACAGATTTAAGACAATGAACAAATGATCTAATTCCGACCGAACATACTTCTAAGTTCAAAATCAAGacaaaacttttaaaacatCAATATAAAACAGAGTAAAGCAATGATAAAATTCGACATTTGTAACAACTTTTTTGAAATCAAAACCGACTCGAGTTTAGTTTCACAGACCGAACATACTTCTAAGTTCAAAATCAAGACAAAAGAAGGaaacttttaaaacattttataaaacagaGTAAAGCAAGGACCTTTGTAAGAGCATTTTTGGAGAAGGGCGGTGATGATTTGGCGAGTCGAATCGTCGGATTCGACAAGCAAAACCCTGAGAACCGTTGTCGGAAGATACTTCTCCCATCGGACAACCTCCGATGACTTGCCTCTGCTCATCATCGTCTCCGTAGTACCTTCGTCGCTACTTATAACCACAACTTCCCCCATCGATTTTAGATCTTAATTTCGCCGAGAGGAAGAAAAGGTATTATCTGATTATTGtagtgaggaagaagaaggcaaagaggaggtatattattataattagaaTCTAATTCTGAGCCACTCAAAACTATGGCCAAAATATCAGACGACTTCTATGCTCAACGAGAATAGCATTAAACAActtgggaaaaaaaaaatctaattaacgGTTCATAACTATGCGGGCCTTCTTTGGGCTGACGTGGCTTAATATGGGCCATTATTTTGATTTTCCTGTATCGTGTCTGATTCGGTGGAGATGGCGTAGCTCTGCTTCGTTGGTCCACATTCCACGTGTCGTTCCTGTATAGTTTCTAGTGGTTATGAGGATGACACGTGGGTGTTCTTGTCTATTTGTGTGGCTAACTTTGATTCTAGGCATTTTTCTGATTGGTGTTCAAAAgtagatatttttctttttatctttctgCAGCGATCTATTTATCACTCAAGTTAGATTTGCTCAAGTTAGATATTgtcttaaatattattttaaaaataatagaattAAAAATGGACCCATTAGCCTCAATATTAAATGCCAGCATTGATTAAAGTCGTAATCTGTGGtgtgaattttatatattttgtgtggaaagaagaagagttCTAGAACAATCTATAAACTTTGCTTTTGCGTAGAAAAATGCCCCATCAAAATTAAAgcaaaacaaaatatctattgGTCTATGATATGGACAGTTAATAACGTAGTAAACAACTTCCCATATGCTTACGTGGTTAGGCTTTTATGCCCAACTTGGTTACCCATATGTATCACACATGTCTACAGTACCAACTTAATGGCTTTCTTAAAGTTAGGCCTTACATATACAAAAGCCCATTAGTTTGTAGGCTCTAAGTTAAACTGAAACCAttaaagttatatttatttttaggatGACTTTTACATAAGTTCCAACTTGGTTACCCATATGTATCACACATGTCTACAGTCCCAACTTAATGGCTTTCTTAAAGTTAGGCCTTACATATACAAAAGCCCATTAGTTTGTAGGCTCTAAGTTAAACTGAAACCAttaaagttatatttatttttaggatGACTTTTACATAAGTTTTCCTTGGCTGTATTTTCTTTGGTTGTTTCAAACAACTTGTTCCTGTCCGTTTTCTAATTTGTACTTGCAGACAAATAACATTATGTTGTATCTTCTAAAACATTCTCATAAgttaaagaaaaccaaaaaagtaTGATGTATCTGTGTGTTAAGTAGGTGCTGAGTTTCTTTCAAAGttatttaaacaataataatCATGAAATGTTATCCATTGGCAAAGAAAAAGATCCATCTTTCCCAACGGTCTTTTGACCGGTACTTTTGTCATAAGATCCCCTTTGGAATCCAAAGACAATGATCATTGTTACTTTGATAATATAATCATGGTAATTCAAATTAATCAATTATAAAGTTGAACACTTTATAAAGCGAGGTAGTTTTATATCATCAACAAGTTggaaaaaaactagaaaatttTTCAGCTGAAATTAAAGATATCatctaaaatttttatataatcataatgaagaacaagaacaagcaATAAGACTTAAGACCATTAcaaatatgaaagaaaaaaaaaaagagatttcaAGCTCATCCGAAGCTTTTAAATCATGTTTGAGTTCAGAAGAAGACATAAAACAATTCTTCTGACCCTAAAAAATAAATCCCCAAATTAATGTAATGTTGAATGATGCTTTCTGCATCAATCCAATAATCCAGAAAAAGGCTACCAATGCcttctctttgattcttttaaCCTAAAATGCAATATGaatcatgaaaataaataaaacaatgaaTGTGAAggatggtttctttcttcttcttcctcctcctagGTACTAATTAAGAGACTCTAGAATCCTATAAATGATATGAATAAATGTTTTTAGCTAGAACATGTTGGAGAGATTGATCATGAGTTAGTGCACAATGTAGTAGTCCCTTGCTCTGCTATTGTAGTACTGAATCAGTTCTCTATCTTGATGGAGGAGGGGGTATTTGCTTCATGACCATCTTTGTTGCTAGCTTCAGCTGCTGCTGGTGTAGTAATAACTACTGTTTTGTTGCAGAGGTTGCAGCTAATACAAGCACAAAAAATAGTAAAGAATACATATGAATGGAAAACAAGGGTTTCAATTAAGATGTGAGTTTTGAAATCAAACCTGAAGTGGAGGTtgacaaagaggaagaagatgaagccgAAGATGCTAATGATAGAGCCAGAGAGGTTGGGAGTGAGAGGATTGGTGGTGGAGGAGGCTGAGAGCTGAATTGCTGATGAGGCAAGTAAGGGTATTGTAACAGAGAAGGAGGAGTAGTAGCAGTGTATTGAAAGCTGAAACCTTGATGATGTTGGTGAGGAGTTTGAGCATGATTACTACTTTGAGTTGGATCGTATTGAGGATAGTAAGGATAGTAACCATGGAACATTCCTGTTGATCCTGATGATGGAGGTCCCATATATGGTGAATACTGTTGTCCTCCATAGGGTTGATGATTGTAGTAATTCTGCAACATATGAACATCAACATTCAGCTAAAATGGATTCAATGAACATAGTGAAAGATCAATGAAAAGAGTACTGACCATTGGGTACAATCCCTCttgagaataaccagaaaaTCTGAAGAACATAAAACacaaacaataataaaacacacacataaaaaaaaaaagatggcttgttttttttgttgatgagATGATAATACTTACCCGTAAGCAGAGTAAGGAAATGGGAATTGACCAAtgtgttgttgttgatgatgatgaacaaaagcagaggaagaagaagaagagcctCGAAACTGAGGAGAAGGAGCAACCAATCCTGCTCCTCCTGGTGACCTAAATCTCCCTGTTCCTGCAAATCAAGTTTCCTCCTTCGCTTGTTAATCAAGTAACAAAAAAGATCCAAAGATAAGCTAGGTTATAACTATAAGTTTTCATTGAatttatagagagagaaagaggagaACCATGTCTAGGAGAAGTAGGAGGACGAGGTTTGTGAGCACCAAGAAAAGCAAGATTGCAATTAGCTCTTCTTCCATCGATCACAGGATTCATATTCTGACATGCTCTCATAGCTGCATCTGCTTCCATAAACGTCACCtgatcaaacaaataaaaacccatttaggaaaagagaaaaaacaaaaagcaaactcgttttttaatataaaacttatgtcACGAAAAAGAAGAACATACAAAGCCATAGCCTTTGGATCTTCCAGTGTTCTTATCAGTAATGACGACAGCTTCAACGATTTCACCAAACTGTTCGAAGTAACGTCTCATTGTATCTTTCTGAGTCTCCCATGCTATATCCTCCCACGAAGATTTTCGTCAGCTTTGTATCGTTATTACCACCTTCCATCTGAAACTGTCTCTGTTGAGCCATCTGATTAATTACTTCCCCCCAGAATCAAAACTCTACCCACATCAAAGTTTTTTAACCTTTTTTCTCTATATGTGAtgatttacaaaagaaaaaaaaaacaagaaaactgTAACTTTCCCCCTTccaacaaataaaagaaaaataactcTTTGTACTAGAAGAGTGAAACAATAGAAGAAGAGTAGAAACCTATGTGTTGTGTTGATTGaaggaacaaaagaaaagagatagccaatggagatggAGCAGACAAGAAAGCTGCTAGTGGGAACCCACGTCAATGGCTAAAGGGAAATAAGCAAGTTGATTAGAAAAGCTTTTTTCGCTGTTTATATATTGGGTCCGCTGCACAAAACATTTGCTTCGCTGTCTTCAACCTCCCCTCTCTCGAAATTTGcatattcatataaataaaataaatgcttTTATTACATACTATAATCTGTATTAATGTATATGGATTGATGTTTCTGTTGTGGGTTTTGAATTTCTGGCACAACCTTCTAAATAATCTATTTTCTTCCATTTTACGAATTTTTGGAtgcttaggtttttcttttgcCAATAGGctacattatattatttaaattagaaatcaatttaaaaatagcTAAATTGGTAGAACAGAATCAACATTAAACATACTCCGCTAATATGAAAAATGAATacttcataaatttttatttgctattatatttttgttctttgtatATGTTTGATTATAAAACTAGAATAAAATTCACATCACTGAAATTCAGTCATATGTGatactctgtttcttctctttaaaatattaaaataaatcatttattataaaaattaatataattatagttGTAGGACACACCTGGTTTTAACATAACAAAATAACCAAGGCAGGTTGTTCTTCCTCAAATCATCCTAGAAATGCCTCTCAGATGCTACTATTccttctaattttaaaaattagctTTATCTTTTGTATAAAGTCTCTTAGGTActactttcttttgtttgttattcGAATGATCAGAGCCGCCAAAATGCAGTACTATTAGTATTAACGGTAATGTGGAAATACATGCAAAATTGTTGCTTTCATATAATAGTAGTCTAAAACATTTAGCTGGATATATGTTTAgttatgttgacaaaaaaaaaaaaagggatatATGTTTAGTTATCGTTAATACTATTCCTTCTAGTGGGTTaatttgaatataataaatatattcagtACACGTAAATTTactataaaaaatgtaataatagtTATTTTGATGATGGATAGTGGTCGCACTATAGATCCCCACATGAAGGCTGGCAAGATACAGGCAGGCATGCACATGCATGTTTGTGCTCGGCCACTTTCCCAGTATTGTTGTTATTCAAGAAATTATAGTTgggattttttatttttttcatctaaTTGCACAAGATTACCGTTAGATGGATCGCACTTTTCATCCAACGGTATAAATGATTACCCTTTCTCACGCGTACGTGGTCCCTCCTTCATGTGATCTCATTGATATgttaatcaaaacaaaagatTAATTAACGCGTGAAGTTTCCAG from Raphanus sativus cultivar WK10039 unplaced genomic scaffold, ASM80110v3 Scaffold1834, whole genome shotgun sequence encodes:
- the LOC130504856 gene encoding metal tolerance protein 1, with product MASSSPQHSHIIEVKAGKSVVESTTSLASKACGEAPCGFSDLNNASGDAQERNASMRKLCIAVVLCLLFMTVEVFGGIKANSLAILTDAAHLLSDVAAFAISLFSLWAAGWEATPRQTYGFFRVEILGALVSIQLIWLLTGILVYEAIIRLLSETSEVNGFLMFLVAAFGLLVNIVMAVLLGHDHGHGHGHGHGHDHHSHGVTVTTHHHHGHDHGHSHGEDKHHHAHGDVTEQLLDKSEKRKRNINVQGAYLHVLGDSIQSVGVMIGGAVIWYKPEWKIVDLICTLVFSVIVLGTTINMIRSILEVLMESTPREIDATKLEKGLLEMEEVVAVHELHIWAITVGKVLLACHVNITPEADADMVLNKVIDYIRREYNISHVTIQIER
- the LOC108849228 gene encoding transcription factor bHLH70-like produces the protein MDQKVNVRRSLQVQVSPEDQSFPLEEDQHSTLTLQGTRTPYLLQMLQDPSSVLSFRDPNILGNYLPYEVPETYSPIHSETNHFYQNPFLERTNEDISSQEFQINPVGNAHSRRKRRNNNLETSMSREKRKRRRNKPTKNREEMESQRMTHIEVERNRRRQMNVHLNSLRSLIPSSYILRGDQASIVGGAIDFLKILEQHLQSLEAQKMTQQTSKLKIYATVIERHVNLNIQCQRKRGELLRSIILLEKLGFTVLHLNLTSPCNASVSYSFNLKMEEECNLGTADEITEAVRQIFDC
- the LOC108854132 gene encoding two-component response regulator-like APRR9; this encodes MGEVVVISSDEGTTETMMSRGKSSEVVRWEKYLPTTVLRVLLVESDDSTRQIITALLQKCSYKVVAVSDGLAAWETVKGKTHKIDLILTELDLPAISGFALLALVMEHEACKHIPVIMMSSQDSMAMVLKCMLRGAADYLIKPMRKNELKNLWQHVWRRLTLRGDHTAHAPSLPASQQNLEDTDETCADSRYHSDHGSGSQAISDKDKVMEDVKPVVECFDVTMDLIGGMEKRSECCYYGDKTGEQQQNVGPELGLSLKRCCSGGSLEKKQDESKHQKLSLSDASAFSRYENEKPAEKAGVAVVEASSSAGPKTPSESHEKLLRCDHGSATTSSNHENVGSSSVTGRNQFLQSRSTKQKQESLLPVESNLLKASEEVDVGCQSNNEEEGTVTAGGQSRSSITEKATEEEEVEEEEGVLSVQERRSERAAALLKFRMKRKDRCFGKKVRYESRKKLAEQRPRVKGQFVRATNSDASSTK